CCGTCGATCATGAAATCGGGCATGCCCGCGACCGGCACCGAAATATCGTGCTGAACGGCGGGGCCCATCGCACGCTCCGCCTCCGACAGCGAATCGCGGATGCGCCACATTGCCTCTGCCTGTGCCTCGCTCGCCGCGAGCGCCGCGTCGTCGCCGATCCCCTCGGCCAGCGCATCGGCCAGCAAACGCTCGAGCAGCGCGGCGGGCGATTCGTCGGCGCCGTCCATCGCGACCGCTTCAATCAGGACGTGCCAGGGATGTTGGCCGGCAAGCGGACTGCGCGTGTTCGGGATATGGTGCAGCACGGCGTCGAGGCTGTCGCCGGGGATGATCTCGAAACTTTCGATCGCGCGCGTCGCGCGGTCCAGCCGCCTCAGCAGCGCAAGCGCGGTGTGCGGGCTGTCGAGCCCGACCCAGGCGACGCCGCGCGCGACGATCGCGGGCGCGAGGCGCAGCGTCGCCGCAGTGACGATGCCGAGCGTCCCCTCCGCTCCGATCAACAGCTGGTCGACGCTGTAGCCGCGATTGTCCTTCTTCAGTGGGGCAAGGCCGTGGTGGACCGTGCCGTCGGGCAGCACCGCCTCCAACCCGGCGACCAGCGCGCGCATCGTCCCCCAGCGCAGGACCTGCGTGCCGCCCGCGTTGGTCGAGATCAAGCCGCCGATCGTCGCCGATCCGCGCGCGCCGAGCGTCAGCGGAAAGCGGCAACCGACGCCGGCGGCGGCGTCGTGCAGGTGGGACAGGACGACCCCGGCCTCCGCCACCGCCGTGCCCTCGTCTGCTGACAGCTGGCGGATGGCGTTCATCCGGCGCAGCGATAGGATCGCCGCAGTGCCG
The nucleotide sequence above comes from Roseomonas aeriglobus. Encoded proteins:
- a CDS encoding FAD-binding oxidoreductase, translated to MNTPVADAFLADVRAAIGPRAVTTDAGDLAAWLTDWRGRYHGNACALVSPASTAEVAAIVDASRRHRVPLVPQGGNTSMVGGATPGADGTAAILSLRRMNAIRQLSADEGTAVAEAGVVLSHLHDAAAGVGCRFPLTLGARGSATIGGLISTNAGGTQVLRWGTMRALVAGLEAVLPDGTVHHGLAPLKKDNRGYSVDQLLIGAEGTLGIVTAATLRLAPAIVARGVAWVGLDSPHTALALLRRLDRATRAIESFEIIPGDSLDAVLHHIPNTRSPLAGQHPWHVLIEAVAMDGADESPAALLERLLADALAEGIGDDAALAASEAQAEAMWRIRDSLSEAERAMGPAVQHDISVPVAGMPDFMIDGAATVERAWPGTHATAFGHLGDGNVHFHVRAPAGADRDRWYATDAPAITRMVHDLVVAAGGSISAEHGIGQMKREELQRLSDPARLSALRAIKTAFDPLGLFNPGKLVSLAPAPAAS